One part of the Lotus japonicus ecotype B-129 chromosome 2, LjGifu_v1.2 genome encodes these proteins:
- the LOC130735654 gene encoding SNF1-related protein kinase catalytic subunit alpha KIN10: MDGSNGHGSGESVHMFLSNYKLGKTLGIGTLGKVRIAEHVLTGDKVAIKILNRRNINNMELEEKALRGTNIIRSLSHPHIIQVYKVVETPTEVYVVMEHMKSGDLFDYIVERGRLEEDEARNFFQQIISGVEHCHKNKVVHRDLKLESVLLDSECNVKIAHFGLSTIMQDGILLKTSCGTPNYASPELISGKLYAGPEVDVWSCGVMLYAILCGTYPFDDENIPNLYKKIKSGIYTLPSHLSPSASDLISRMLEVDPVKRITIPEICQHPWFYVHLKQYLVVPPPDTMQKNDKGELWHESLGWKSVMICLLSRASSLLPSKLVKSCFGCLDEEFDTMSWFYSRKAHIV, encoded by the exons ATGGATGGATCAAATGGCCATGGTAGTGGTGAAAGTGTGCACATGTTTCTATCAAATTATAAGCTGGGAAAAACACTTGGCATAGGGACCTTGGGCAAGGTGAGAATTGCAGAGCATGTATTAACTGGTGATAAAGTCGCCATAAAGATCCTTAACCGCCGCAATATAAATAACATGGAACTTGAAGAAAAAG CTTTGAGAGGAACCAATATTATAAGATCCTTATCACATCCTCACATTATTCAAGTTTATAAGGTGGTAGAAACCCCAACAGAGGTATATGTTGTTATGGAGCATATGAAATCTGGAGACCTCTTTGATTACATAGTAGAAAGGGGTAggttggaagaagatgaagctcgTAATTTTTTCCAGCAG ATAATTTCTGGTGTGGAGCACTGTCACAAAAATAAGGTGGTTCACAGAGACCTGAAGCTTGAAAGTGTACTTCTAGACTCAGAATGCAATGTCAAAATTGCTCATTTTGGCTTGAGCACCATCATGCAAGATGGTATCCTTCTCAAGACAAGTTGTGGAACCCCTAACTATGCATCTCCTGAG CTCATCTCTGGGAAATTGTATGCTGGACCTGAAGTAGATGTATGGAGCTGTGGTGTAATGTTATATGCTATTCTCTGTGGCACTTATCCTTTTGATGATGAAAACATTCCCAACTTGTACAAAAAAATAAAG AGCGGGATATACACTCTTCCTAGTCATCTATCTCCTAGTGCTAGTGATCTAATATCAAGGATGCTTGAGGTGGATCCTGTGAAAAGAATAACCATACCTGAGATATGTCAACACCCATGGTTCTATGTTCATCTGAAGCAATATTTAGTAGTGCCACCACCAGACACAATGCAGAAAAATGACAAG GGAGAGTTGTGGCATGAAAGTTTGGGTTGGAAAAGTGTGATGATTTGTTTACTGTCAAGAGCTAGTTCATTGTTGCCATCAAAACTTGTAAAGAGTTGCTTTGGATGTTTGGATGAAGAATTTGACACAATGAGTTGGTTTTACTCAAGAAAGGCTCACATTGTGTGA